The Streptomyces sp. NBC_00236 DNA window CGGGCCGGTAGCCGATCCCCGCGACCGTCACCAGCCGGCCCGCGCTGAGCAGATCGAGCACCGCGATGTCCTCGGCGAGCCGCAACGGATCGTGCAGCGGACCGATGACCGCGGAGACCGTGACCGCGATCCGGCGGGTCGTCCCGAAGACGGCCCCGGCGAAGGTGAAGGGTGACGGCAGCCAGGAGTTGGCGGCGCCGTGGTGCTCCTCGGTCTGTACGGTGTCGACGCCGTGCTCGTCCGCGTACGCGGCCATGTCCAGCGCCGCGCGGTAGCGGGCCGAGAGGGAATCCGGTGTGGCTGCCGGATCGACGAGGTTGAACCGGACGACGGTGAAGGCCATGACGCTGTCCCCCTGGGTCCTGCCGGGCGGGCTGGGCGAGGCCGGACCTTAGCTGACGTAGCGTCAGAAGTGTAGGGGGGTGGCCGCCCGGCGTGCGGCGGGCCGCGGCAGTGCCGCGTACAGACCGCCGGAGACGAGGATCGTGACCGCCCAGCCGAGCCCGCTGCGCCCCGTCCAGGTCGTCGCGAGCGGACCGGTGAACCACTCCACGCCGGTGAACAGCAGCCCCACCACCAGGCCCACCGCCCAGGCAGCCACCGCGGTCCACGCGAAGCCGCCCGTGTACCAGTAGGCGCTGGTGGACGTGGTGTCCATGAGCGCCTCCGGGTCGTAGGTGCGCCCCCGCAGTTGATCCACGCCGAAGACGCCGATCCAGGCCGAGAACGTCACCGCGAGCAGATTCAGGAAGGAGACGAACGAATCGACGAAACTGCTCGCCACGAGCATCAGCAGCGACCCCAGGAACAGGCTGATCGCGGCATTCACACCGACGGCCCAGGCGCGCGGGATCATGAATCCCAGGGTCTGTGCGGTGAATCCGGCTGAATACATCGACATGGCGTTGATCAGCACCATGCCGAGCACGGCGACGGCCAGATACGGAACAGAGATCCAGTCGGGCAGCAGCACTCCGATGAACGCGACCGGATCACGGGTGACGGCGAGGTCCGGCGTACCGACCGCCATCACCGCCCCCATCAGCACCATCGGCAGAAACACGATTCCCGCACCGCCCACCGTCGCCGCGACCATCGCCCGCCCGGACGCGGTGTGCGGAAGGTAACGGGTGAAATCCGGCCCGGTGGGAGCCCAGCTGATACCGCCGGCCGCCAGGGTGCCGATCCCCGCGATCATCGCCGACGTCGGACCGGCCGGCCGGTCGAGCACCGCGGGCCAGGCCGTCGCCCCGGCCAGGTGCACCAGGACCAGCACGCTGAACCCTCCGAAGAGGTACGCGGACCAGGTGCAGCACAGTCGCAGCGCCCGCATGCCGAGCCCCGACAGGAGGAAGCTGCTCGCGACGAAGGCGATCAGCGTCACCATGATCAGCGTCGAGGTGCTCCGGATGCCGAAGAGCAGACCGAGCACGGCCAGCAGCGCGTACGCGCCGGTGACGGCGTTCAGCGTCTCCCACCCCCAGCGGGCCACCCAGATCAGTGCGCCGGGCGCCAGGTTGCCCCGCTGGCCGAAGACGGCCCGGGAGAGTGCCATGCCGGGGGCGCCGCCGCTGCGTCCCGCGACCGAGATCAGTCCGACCAGGCCGAACGAGACAGCCGGTGCCACGGCCGCGACGACCAGCACCTGCCAGAGGCTCAGGCCGTCGAAGACGACGAGCCCCGCGCCGATCGTCAGCAGCAGCACGGTCATGTTCGCCGCGACCCAGGTCGGGAAGAGGGACCGGACCCGGCCGGTGCGCTCGCCGTCGGGCACGGGGTCAAGCCCACGGGTCTCCACGGCCAGGATCGTACCTTTTCCGGCATACCGTGCATCATGCCTCGCGCATGCGGGGGTATCGCGGGTGCTCGGCCCGGTACCCGGCAGAGGCCGTGCCCGGCGGGGTGTGGCGGCGTCGCTGCTCAGGGGGTCGTCACACGCACGCGGCCGCCTGCCGGACCCCGCATCCCTCGCATGCCGTCGCACGTGACCGATACTGGGTGGGTTATGGAATTCGTCATCCTTGCTGTAGTCATCGCCCTGGTCGCGGTCGGCGTGATCAGCGGGCTCGTGGTCAGCAGCCGCAAGAAGAAGCAGCTGCCCCCGGCACCGTCGAGCACGCCGACCATCACTCCTCCCGCCGAGCCCCATGTCGGCGAGGAGGCCGAGACGCCGCGCGACACCTCGCGCCGCACCATCGAGGAGGTCGGCCTTCCGCCCGGGGAGGCCCCCGAAACCGCAGAACCCGAGACGCCCGCCGCCCCCGCGCTGGACGTCCCCGAGCCCACCGCCGGCCGGCTCGTACGGCTGCGGGCCAGGCTCGCCCGCTCGCAGAACTCCCTCGGCAAGGGGCTGCTCACGCTCCTGTCCCGGGACAACCTCGACGAGGACACCTGGGAGGAGATCGAGGACACCCTCCTCACCGCCGACGTCGGCGTCGCCCCCACCCAGGAACTGGTCGAACGGCTCCGCGAGCGCGTCCGCGTGCTCGGCACCCGTACCCCCGAGGAACTGCGCAAGCTGCTGCGCGAGGAGCTCCTCACCCTGCTCGGCACCGACTTCGACCGCGCGGTCAAGACGGACGGCGGCGCGGAGACCCCCGGCGTCGTCATGGTCGTCGGCGTCAACGGCACCGGCAAGACCACCACCACCGGCAAGCTGGCCCGGGTGCTCGTGGCCGACGGCCGCAGCGTCGTGCTCGGCGCGGCCGACACCTTCCGTGCCGCCGCCGCGGACCAGCTCCAGACCTGGGGCGAGCGCGTCGGTGCCCGCACCGTGCGCGGACCCGAAGGCGGCGACCCGGCGTCGATCGCCTTCGACGCCGTGAAGGAAGGCATCGCCGAGGGCGCCGACGTCGTGCTCATCGACACGGCGGGCCGGCTGCACACCAAGACCGGGCTGATGGACGAGCTCGGCAAGGTCAAGCGGGTCGTCGAGAAGCACGGACCGCTCGACGAGATCCTGCTCGTCCTCGACGCCACCACCGGCCAGAACGGCCTGGTGCAGGCGCGGGTGTTCGCCGAGGTCGTCGACATCACCGGCATCGTCCTCACCAAGCTCGACGGCACCGCCAAGGGCGGCATCGTCATCGCCGTCCAGCGCGAGCTGGGCGTACCGGTGAAGCTCGTCGGGCTCGGCGAGGGGCCGGACGATCTGGCCCCGTTCGAGCCGGAGGCGTTCGTGGACGCCCTGATCGGGGACTGAACCCCTCGTACCGCTACAGCGAGGAGCCCGGCCGCACGCACTGTGCGGCCGGGCTCCTCGCTGTAGCGGCCGTGCTGCCGGACTGCCGTCAGTCGCAGGGGGCCAGCCGGTGGCAGATGTACGCCAGTGTGCCCAGCAGCAGCCGCGCCTGCGGGGGCGCCGCCGCGGTCTCCAGGGCCGGCGGACGCAGCCAGCGGACCGGGCCGAGGCCGCCCTGGTCGGACGGGGGCGCGGTGATGTGGGAGCCGGATCCGAACGCCCGCAGGTCCAGGCCCGCGTCGTCCCAGCCCATCCGGTACAGCAGCCGGGGTAGCTCGGAGGCCGCACCCGGGGCGACGAAGAACTGCGCCCGCCCGGCCGGGGTCACCGCCACCGGGCCCAGCGGCAGCCCCATCCGCTCCATCCGCACCAGCGCCCGGCGCCCCGCCTGCTCCGCGACGTCGAGGACGTCGAAGCTGCGGCCCACGGGCAGCAGCATCGAGGCCCCGGGCACCTCGGCCCACGCGCGCGCCGCTGTGTCGAGTGTCGCCCCGGCGGGAACCTCCTGCGCGAAGTCCAGCGGATGGGCGCCGGGGGAGAGGCAACCCGCTTCTCCGCAAGAGCAGTTGCCGTCCGCGGCGCGCGCGCCGGGCACGACCGCCCAGCCCCACAGTCCCGTGTACTCGGCCACCGCCGTGCCCTCGGCCGCACGGCTGCGGCGCCGCACGCCGGATCGCCTCTCACGGATGCCGCCGATCGTGAAGCCCATGCCCCCTCCAACGGGTCCAACGCGCCAGTGGTTACGAACCGGAGTGCACACGTGACACTCCGCCGTTCCCGGCGACCGGTGTGAGCGCGGGGTGCGCCCCCGGGGTGCGAGACCTTGTGCGCGCCCCTGAATGCATCCCTGCGCCTACCGCTGGTCGCTGTCTGTCAAGTGAATCGCGCCTGGCCGTGGTGGCGTTCATTCGAAGGGGTGGCGAATGGTGGCGTTTCTGTAAACGCCCTCGCCGAGAGGGTGATCGTAGGATTACCGTCGGTACACGAACCATGGAAGTATGTGCGCCCATGGGTATGCCGGAGGCAACTCGACTTTCTGTTCGATGGTGGGCAACCTGCATACGGGCAGCATCGGTTCACGGCATTCTGATAGAGGTTCGCGCGACAGTATTCGGCGGATGGGGGCGTTCCAGTGAGTGGCAGCGGCGCAGGCGATGCGAATGCCGGTAAGCGCCCCAACGGGCAATTGGGATCATGGTTCGTGCGCAGCGGCTGGTCGAAGGGCGAGCTCGCCCGGCAGGTGAACCGCAGAGCGCGCCAGATGGGCGCCCACCACATCAGC harbors:
- a CDS encoding purine-cytosine permease family protein codes for the protein METRGLDPVPDGERTGRVRSLFPTWVAANMTVLLLTIGAGLVVFDGLSLWQVLVVAAVAPAVSFGLVGLISVAGRSGGAPGMALSRAVFGQRGNLAPGALIWVARWGWETLNAVTGAYALLAVLGLLFGIRSTSTLIMVTLIAFVASSFLLSGLGMRALRLCCTWSAYLFGGFSVLVLVHLAGATAWPAVLDRPAGPTSAMIAGIGTLAAGGISWAPTGPDFTRYLPHTASGRAMVAATVGGAGIVFLPMVLMGAVMAVGTPDLAVTRDPVAFIGVLLPDWISVPYLAVAVLGMVLINAMSMYSAGFTAQTLGFMIPRAWAVGVNAAISLFLGSLLMLVASSFVDSFVSFLNLLAVTFSAWIGVFGVDQLRGRTYDPEALMDTTSTSAYWYTGGFAWTAVAAWAVGLVVGLLFTGVEWFTGPLATTWTGRSGLGWAVTILVSGGLYAALPRPAARRAATPLHF
- the ftsY gene encoding signal recognition particle-docking protein FtsY — protein: MEFVILAVVIALVAVGVISGLVVSSRKKKQLPPAPSSTPTITPPAEPHVGEEAETPRDTSRRTIEEVGLPPGEAPETAEPETPAAPALDVPEPTAGRLVRLRARLARSQNSLGKGLLTLLSRDNLDEDTWEEIEDTLLTADVGVAPTQELVERLRERVRVLGTRTPEELRKLLREELLTLLGTDFDRAVKTDGGAETPGVVMVVGVNGTGKTTTTGKLARVLVADGRSVVLGAADTFRAAAADQLQTWGERVGARTVRGPEGGDPASIAFDAVKEGIAEGADVVLIDTAGRLHTKTGLMDELGKVKRVVEKHGPLDEILLVLDATTGQNGLVQARVFAEVVDITGIVLTKLDGTAKGGIVIAVQRELGVPVKLVGLGEGPDDLAPFEPEAFVDALIGD
- a CDS encoding bifunctional DNA primase/polymerase, which produces MGFTIGGIRERRSGVRRRSRAAEGTAVAEYTGLWGWAVVPGARAADGNCSCGEAGCLSPGAHPLDFAQEVPAGATLDTAARAWAEVPGASMLLPVGRSFDVLDVAEQAGRRALVRMERMGLPLGPVAVTPAGRAQFFVAPGAASELPRLLYRMGWDDAGLDLRAFGSGSHITAPPSDQGGLGPVRWLRPPALETAAAPPQARLLLGTLAYICHRLAPCD